The window GAATACGGCCTGCTCGCCGCCCTGATCGCTGGCGTTATCGCCGCAGCCGTTACCGCCCTCGGTACTTCCGTACAGGGCACCTTTGAAACCATTTCTTCCAAGATGTCCGCCGCCACCAGCACCGGTTCCTAAACCGACGCGGCAAATTAGGTAAATCCGTTTAACGGAAGCAGCCAGAGCAGCCGGACCGGGGCTTGCGGGAAAGCAGCCCGCTCGTCCCGGTCCTGTCATCCGAAGGGAAAGCGGATGGCGCATCAAACCTGGCACATGATTCGGGGGAACCATGGATATTCTTATCACTATCGTGCTGGCAGCAGCGCTGACCATCGCAACCATCACCGACCTCAGAAGTCAGCGGATATATAACTGGCTGACCTTCCCGCTCATCCTCTCCGGATTGATCGTTCACACGGTCACCGGCGGGCTTGACGGTCTTATGTTGAGCGGTGGCGGCTTTGGTCTGGGCCTCGGCCTGATGGTG of the Pseudodesulfovibrio sp. zrk46 genome contains:
- a CDS encoding Flp family type IVb pilin, translating into MTIMNLIRNEEGATALEYGLLAALIAGVIAAAVTALGTSVQGTFETISSKMSAATSTGS